The following coding sequences are from one Homalodisca vitripennis isolate AUS2020 chromosome 7, UT_GWSS_2.1, whole genome shotgun sequence window:
- the LOC124365927 gene encoding uncharacterized protein LOC124365927, translated as MDPTDLPEEVAERIFILLPVEDVLSCCLVNSRWRDSVNKNIIWKRHCNPNLHLESMPNLVKPAFEVPKSDCEDLSPICKYRLSYMREIHLRNNFRHKHCVEYKFSRGHIEKTEFLDKYLLLNDSYRNMFHVWDIHGSPILIQSVPYLLQQMCTETFQTIGDCLLIVQCNLLQVYFVVDGMFTLKLCRIFDKEEEFSHTIPASDMMTSWYTSNIGLYPCDFTSINETVGKYFIGIVEPFRLKESVMHIWDFESGKKLKEDRIPGVEESIENICCGKNSEYLYIALYLHMFEQSSSDARCKIFCYNLKTLQYTQFYVESKHSIPFMLFEEKVVILPCNQWENSGSYLFLDSKTGKKIVEKKFDYPMNPKALDVYKSQLVFGSSHTVTVVDLDSQEEITVLPVDFEVMEVYLLDSDILLVGGVDYRFVVEVWDIKRHYRLYTLKEKAILLSGRSLPRLCLQGMYNIHVLQFW; from the coding sequence TACTGTCTTGTTGCCTTGTCAATTCCCGTTGGAGAGATTCCgtcaacaaaaatataatctgGAAACGCCATTGCAATCCTAACCTCCATTTAGAAAGCATGCCAAATTTAGTGAAGCCAGCATTCGAAGTTCCTAAAAGTGATTGTGAAGATTTGAGTCCTATATGTAAATATAGACTTAGTTACATGCGAGAGATCCACCTGAGGAACAACTTTCGGCATAAACACTGTGTAGAATATAAATTCTCTAGAGGCCATATTGAAAAGACTGAGTTCCTAGACAAGTATCTCCTTCTCAACGACTCTTACAGAAATATGTTTCACGTTTGGGACATTCATGGAAGCCCCATTCTAATTCAGTCGGTACCCTATTTACTTCAACAAATGTGTACAGAAACATTCCAAACTATTGGAGATTGCCTTTTAATTGTTCAGTGCAATCTGCTACAGGTCTATTTTGTTGTTGATGGTATGTTTACGCTAAAACTTTGTAGGATATTTGACAAGGAGGAGGAGTTCTCGCACACGATCCCAGCCAGTGACATGATGACCTCTTGGTACACTTCCAACATAGGGTTGTATCCGTGTGACTTCACCAGCATCAATGAAACTGTGGGTAAATATTTCATTGGAATCGTGGAGCCTTTCCGGTTGAAAGAGTCAGTGATGCACATATGGGACTTTGAGTCCGGGAAGAAACTTAAGGAAGACCGTATTCCTGGAGTGGAAGAATCCATAGAGAACATATGCTGTGGGAAAAATTCAGAATACCTGTATATCGCCTTATATCTCCACATGTTTGAACAATCTTCTAGTGATGCCAGGTGTAAAATTTTCTGCTACAACCTAAAAACTTTGCAGTACACTCAGTTCTATGTAGAATCAAAACATTCGATCCCATTCATGTTGTTTGAAGAGAAGGTTGTAATTCTTCCCTGTAACCAATGGGAGAACAGCGGAAGCTATTTGTTCTTGGATTCGAAGACTGGCAAGAAAATAGTGGAGAAGAAGTTTGATTATCCCATGAACCCTAAGGCCTTGGACGTTTACAAGTCCCAGTTGGTGTTCGGCAGCAGCCACACTGTGACGGTAGTAGACCTGGATAGTCAAGAGGAGATCACTGTGTTGCCAGTGGACTTTGAGGTGATGGAAGTCTACTTGCTGGACTCTGATATCCTCCTGGTGGGTGGAGTGGACTACCGCTTTGTGGTGGAAGTGTGGGACATCAAGAGACACTATCGGCTATATACACTGAAAGAGAAAGCAATATTGCTCAGTGGCAGATCTCTGCCACGGCTGTGTCTTCAAGGGATGTACAACATTCATGTCCTTCAATTTTGGTAG